The Hyla sarda isolate aHylSar1 unplaced genomic scaffold, aHylSar1.hap1 scaffold_1338, whole genome shotgun sequence genome contains a region encoding:
- the LOC130305857 gene encoding vitamin D3 hydroxylase-associated protein-like isoform X2 produces MLGPIARDVDGLVIAMRAVLCDEMFQMDPTVPPIPFNNEVFSGSRPLRVGYYETDGSTMATPSMSRAVRQTRDLLQKAGHQLVPFTPPSLESALFGLVMRGLLADRGATFLDNFKGDEVDPNLRTQVTTYSCPSWLKSLLSMLVRPLFPRLSMVLETTQGIR; encoded by the exons ATGCTTGGACCAATAGCGCGAGACGTGGACGGTCTTGTGATCGCTATGAGGGCGGTGCTGTGTGATGAGATGTTCCAGATGGACCCAACCGTCCCCCCCATCCCCTTCAATAACGAG GTTTTCTCCGGATCGCGGCCCCTACGTGTGGGATATTATGAGACGGATGGCTCCACCATGGCCACGCCCTCCATGAGCCGCGCGGTGCGGCAGACCCGGGACCTCCTGCAGAAGGCCGGACACCAG CTCGTGCCCTTCACCCCACCCTCCCTGGAATCGGCGCTCTTCGGCCTCGTCATGCGGGGGCTCCTGGCGGACAGAGGGGCCACGTTTCTGGATAACTT CAAAGGAGATGAAGTGGATCCCAACCTGAGGACCCAGGTGACCACCTACAGCTGCCCCTCCTGGCTGAAGAGCTTACTATCCATGCTGGTCCGACCACTG
- the LOC130305857 gene encoding vitamin D3 hydroxylase-associated protein-like isoform X1, with protein MFCAVGIVCYRNYNTQHSRLSVSECLSCRERHQPSILWGPQEVFSGSRPLRVGYYETDGSTMATPSMSRAVRQTRDLLQKAGHQLVPFTPPSLESALFGLVMRGLLADRGATFLDNFKGDEVDPNLRTQVTTYSCPSWLKSLLSMLVRPLFPRLSMVLETTQGIR; from the exons ATGTTTTGTGCTGTGGGGATTGTCTGTTACaggaactacaatacccagcattccCGGCTGAGCGTCAGTGAGTGCTTGTCCTGTAGGGAGCGTCACCAGCCTTCTATTTTATGGGGCCCCCAGGAG GTTTTCTCCGGATCGCGGCCCCTACGTGTGGGATATTATGAGACGGATGGCTCCACCATGGCCACGCCCTCCATGAGCCGCGCGGTGCGGCAGACCCGGGACCTCCTGCAGAAGGCCGGACACCAG CTCGTGCCCTTCACCCCACCCTCCCTGGAATCGGCGCTCTTCGGCCTCGTCATGCGGGGGCTCCTGGCGGACAGAGGGGCCACGTTTCTGGATAACTT CAAAGGAGATGAAGTGGATCCCAACCTGAGGACCCAGGTGACCACCTACAGCTGCCCCTCCTGGCTGAAGAGCTTACTATCCATGCTGGTCCGACCACTG